From a single Maniola hyperantus chromosome 3, iAphHyp1.2, whole genome shotgun sequence genomic region:
- the mEFTu1 gene encoding elongation factor Tu — protein sequence MATISFAKSLVNPALKLVLKQSQCSHIRCTSLPALTPLSIILRRNYAEKQVFERNKPHCNVGTIGHVDHGKTTLTAAITKVLSDLNLAQKKGYADIDNAPEEKARGITINVAHVEYQTDKRHYGHTDCPGHADYIKNMITGTAQMDGAILVVAATDGVMPQTREHLLLAKQIGIEHVVVFINKVDAADQEMVELVEMEIRELMSEMGYDGDKIPVIKGSALCALEGKSPDIGAEAITKLLEEVDSFIPTPIRELDKPFLLPVESVHSIPGRGTVVTGRLYRGVLKKGTECEIVGHGKTMKTTVTGVEMFHKTLEEAQAGDQLGALVRSIKREQIKRGMVMAKPGTVKAHDSFDAAVYILSKEEGGRAKPFTSFIQLQMFSMTWDCATQVTIPDKEMVMPGEDSTLQLRLLKPMVCETGQRFTLRLGDITLGTGVITKINKNLSEEERLKLLEGKKAREKATAKK from the exons ATGGCGACTATATCCTTTGCTAAAAGTTTGGTTAACCCAG CTCTCAAGTTAGTGTTAAAACAAAGCCAGTGTTCACACATACGATGCACCAGCTTGCCCGCCTTGACGCCGCTAAGTATTATACTAAGGAGGAACTATGCTGAGAAACAGGTGTTTGAGAGGAATAAACCACATTGCAATGTGGGCACAATTGGGCATGTTGACCATGGCAAAACAACTTTAACTGCTGCCATCACTAAAG TATTATCTGACCTCAACTTGGCCCAGAAGAAAGGCTACGCAGATATTGACAATGCCCCAGAAGAGAAGGCCCGTGGTATTACCATCAATGTGGCTCATGTGGAATATCAGACTGACAAAAGGCATTATGGGCACACAGACTGCCCTGGACATGCTGACTACATTaag AACATGATCACAGGCACAGCCCAGATGGATGGAGCAATCCTCGTAGTTGCAGCCACCGACGGAGTTATGCCTCAAACTAGAGAACATTTGCTGCTCGCCAAACAAATTGGCATAGAGCATGTAGTAGTGTTCATCAACAAAGTTGACGCAGCTGACCAGGAGATGGTGGAACTTGTGGAGATGGAGATCCGAGAGCTGATGTCGGAAATGGGTTACGATGGTGATAAGATACCTGTTATCAAAG GTTCAGCATTATGTGCATTGGAAGGAAAGAGTCCAGATATTGGGGCAGAAGCTATTACCAAACTACTTGAAGAGGTGGACAGTTTCATTCCAACCCCCATACGAGAGCTGGACAAGCCGTTCCTCTTGCCCGTGGAGTCAGTGCATTCAATCCCTGGCCGTGGTACTGTGGTTACTGGCCGTTTATACAGAG GTGTTTTGAAAAAGGGAACAGAATGTGAAATAGTTGGTCATGGAAAGACAATGAAAACAACTGTGACTGGTGTTGAAATGTTCCACAAGACTCTAGAAGAAGCCCAGGCCGGTGACCAACTAGGTGCTCTGGTGCGCTCCATCAAAAGGGAGCAGATCAAACGAGGCATGGTTATGGCTAAACCTGGTACTGTCAAAGCTCATGATAGTTTTGACGCAGCAGTCTATATCTTGAGCAAGGAAGAGGGTGGTCGTGCTAAGCCGTTCACGTCGTTCATTCAGCTTCAAATGTTCTCTATGACGTGGGACTGCGCCACACAGGTCACTATCCCTGATAAAGAGATGGTTATGCCCGGGGAAGATTCTAC TTTGCAGTTGAGGCTCCTGAAACCCATGGTCTGTGAAACTGGTCAACGGTTCACTCTTCGACTTGGAGACATTACTTTGGGAACTGGTGTTATCACTAAAATCAACAAAAACCTCTCAGAAGAAGAAAGATTGAAACTATTGGAGGGAAAGAAGGCAAGGGAAAAGGCTACAGCCAAGAAGtag
- the Ran gene encoding GTP-binding nuclear protein Ran, with protein MADDMPTFKCVLVGDGGTGKTTFVKRHLTGEFEKRYVATLGVEVHPLVFHTNRGPIRFNVWDTAGQEKFGGLRDGYYIQGQCAIIMFDVTSRVTYKNVPNWHRDLVRVCEGIPIVLCGNKVDIKDRKVKAKTIVFHRKKNLQYYDISAKSNYNFEKPFLWLARKLIGDGNLEFVAMPALVPPEVTMDPQWQNQIEKDLKEAQDTALPEEDEDL; from the exons atggCAGATGATATGCCCACATTTAAATGCGTCCTGGTCGGCGATGGCGGTACTGGCAAAACCACATTTGTGAAACGACATTTGACTGGAGAGTTCGAGAAAAGATACGTCGCAACTCTCGGTGTGGAAGTCCACCCTCTAGTGTTCCACACGAACCGTGGCCCTATCAGATTCAATGTTTGGGACACGGCAGGGCAAGAGAAGTTCGGAGGTTTGAGAGACGGTTATTATATTCAGGGTCAGTGCGCGATCATAATGTTCGACGTAACCTCTCGTGTCACGTACAAGAATGTACCCAACTGGCACAGGGATTTGGTGCGAGTGTGTGAAGGTATCCCCATCGTACTTTGTGGAAATAAAGTTGACATCAAGGATAGGAAAGTCAAAGCGAAAACTATCGTTTTTCACAGGAAAAAGAACCTCCAG TATTATGATATATCAGCCAAGTCAAATTACAACTTTGAAAAACCTTTCCTGTGGCTGGCAAGAAAGCTAATTGGTGATGGTAACCTCGAGTTTGTTGCTATGCCTGCTCTTGTACCACCCGAAGTCACCATGGACCCACAATGGCAGAACCAAATTGAAAAGGATCTCAAAGAAGCTCAGGACACTGCTCTCCCGGAGGAAGATGAAGACTTGTAA